The DNA region GTCATTTCTCAGCTTTTCAGCGTCGGTTCAGAGGTTTATAGCGCTGCAGCTTCTGCTCTCCCGCCTTCTGCTTTCCCTCAAAGGACTTTTCATGTTCGGTATCGACCCGAGCTTTTTCAGCTCGTTGCTGCAAGTCATCCTGATTGACCTCGTGCTCGCCGGTGACAATGCGGTGGTGATCGGATTGGCCGCTGCCGGGCTCGCGCAAGACCTGAGGCGGAAGGCGATTCTGATCGGGATTCTGGCGGCAACAGTGCTGCGCATCTGTTTCGCGCTTGTCACCACGCAATTGCTTTCTCTTGGCGGTGGCCTGTTGATCGCCGGCGGCATCCTGCTGCTCTATGTCTGCTGGAAGATGTATCGCGAGCTTTCGGTCTCACACGAGGCGGAAGGAGAGGCGACCGAAGCCCTGGCCGGTGCCGATCTCAATGCGGATGGCACGGTCGCGGGCAAGGCGCCGCGCAAGACCCTGCGCCAAGCGGTTATCCAGATCATCATTGCCGATGTTTCGATGTCGCTGGATAATGTGCTGGCTGTCGCTGGCGCCGCCCAGCATCACTTCGAAGCGCTAGTCTTCGGTCTGGCGCTCTCGGTGGTGCTCATGGGCGTTGCTGCGACCTTCATTGCCCGCCTGTTGCATCGCTTCCGGTGGATCGCCTGGGTCGGTCTCGTGATCATTCTCTTTGTCGCCCTGCGCATGGTTCTTGAGGGCGCGGGCGAGTTCATCACCATTCCGGAAATCCCATTCGTCTATACGCCACACGCTGCAGCCGAGGCCGCTGCTCATTAGCCTTTGGTAACCACGGGCGAAGCTTTGCCGGCTTCGCCTCTGGTCACTAGGAGTTTGCTCACCTTGCCACGTTAGCGTTCGCTCCATTGAGACGTGCAAGAGAGTTGGCTGGATGAGTGCGATCGCCGAGAGATTGGTGGATGCCGGGGACGCTGCGCATTCTGGAGCGCAATCGAAAGGCCTGCTCGTACCTAAGCTGGAGACGCGGATCGTCAGCGGTGCCGAATGGGACCGCACCATCGCTGGCTTTGACGAGGTCTGCCAGGAGCAGCTCTATGTCTTCTCGGTAAATCGTTGGCCATCCGTCAGCCCCGAGCCGATGCTGTTCCTGCTCCATGGCGAAGTCGTGGGCGGATCAATGATGATGATCCAGCGCCTGCCGCTCGGTCTCGGGCGCATTGCGGTCTCCAAATGGGGGCCCATGCTGAAGGACCGCATAAGGGCTGATGCGCAGGCCCTGCATGCCGGTATGGTCGAGGCCCTGATAGCCGACTACGCCGACCGGCGGGGCCAAATGCTCTCGGTGCTGCCGCGAGCCTCGACCGAGCCGGTGAACCACGAATATGCGCATCTCGTCGAGCGGGGTTTTCGCCGCGGATCGCAATTGCTGTTCCCCAACCGCTACATCGTCAATCTGCGCCTGACGGATGCGGAACAGCGCAAGAGCTTCGCGCAGAAGTGGCGCTATCACCTAAACAAATCGGAAAAGGCCGGTCTCACCTTTGAACATGCCAGTGCGGAGGCTTTGCCGGAGTTCGAAGCACTGTACGCTGCAATGACCGACCGCAAGCAGTTCTCCGATCACTCTGCCTACGACACCATGCCGGCGCTGATGGCTATGGATGCCGATCTGCGGCCCGAGTTGTTCTTTGTGCGGCACGGGGGAGAGCTTGTTGCCGGCGCTATTATCTTCAAGGGCGGGGACCGCGCCGTTTATCTCTATGGCGCAACCAACGACAAGGCGCTACCACTGCGCGCCGGCTACTTCCTCCATTGGCATGTCATTCGCTGGCTGCGCGATAACACGAGTGCCGAATGGTACGATCTGGGCGGCACCGACGGCTTTCAGGGCCTGCATCAGTTCAAGAAGGGAATGGTCGGCGATGCCGGCGTCATCGTGCCGGTCCCGCCCGTCGCCAATTATGCCAGCCGGAAACTGGCGTTCCTCCTGGGTGCTGGCGCCTTTGCGGCGCGTGACGTCTTTCATGCATTGCAGCGAAAACTAGACGGCTGGCGCAATCCGAAGACGAGGCCAACTCAGGCGCGCAGCGCCAGCGAGGAGGCGGGGCAATGAGCCTCCACCGCAAGCTGGCGTCGCAATCCACTCTGATCTTTGGTGCCCGTCTGTGCGGGGCCGGGCTCATCTTTGTTGCCCAGGCACTGATCGCCCGGCTCTGGGGGCCAGAAC from Devosia sp. RR2S18 includes:
- a CDS encoding YjbE family putative metal transport protein (Members of this highly hydrophobic protein family,regularly are found preceded by the yybP-ykoY manganese riboswitch (see RF00080). A metal cation transport function is proposed.), translating into MFGIDPSFFSSLLQVILIDLVLAGDNAVVIGLAAAGLAQDLRRKAILIGILAATVLRICFALVTTQLLSLGGGLLIAGGILLLYVCWKMYRELSVSHEAEGEATEALAGADLNADGTVAGKAPRKTLRQAVIQIIIADVSMSLDNVLAVAGAAQHHFEALVFGLALSVVLMGVAATFIARLLHRFRWIAWVGLVIILFVALRMVLEGAGEFITIPEIPFVYTPHAAAEAAAH
- a CDS encoding lipid II:glycine glycyltransferase FemX, coding for MSAIAERLVDAGDAAHSGAQSKGLLVPKLETRIVSGAEWDRTIAGFDEVCQEQLYVFSVNRWPSVSPEPMLFLLHGEVVGGSMMMIQRLPLGLGRIAVSKWGPMLKDRIRADAQALHAGMVEALIADYADRRGQMLSVLPRASTEPVNHEYAHLVERGFRRGSQLLFPNRYIVNLRLTDAEQRKSFAQKWRYHLNKSEKAGLTFEHASAEALPEFEALYAAMTDRKQFSDHSAYDTMPALMAMDADLRPELFFVRHGGELVAGAIIFKGGDRAVYLYGATNDKALPLRAGYFLHWHVIRWLRDNTSAEWYDLGGTDGFQGLHQFKKGMVGDAGVIVPVPPVANYASRKLAFLLGAGAFAARDVFHALQRKLDGWRNPKTRPTQARSASEEAGQ